The following proteins are encoded in a genomic region of Sebastes fasciatus isolate fSebFas1 chromosome 12, fSebFas1.pri, whole genome shotgun sequence:
- the c12h7orf78 gene encoding putative uncharacterized protein C7orf78 homolog has protein sequence MAPYSLLHPLSSVSFEEKIQFSASQHLSVARGKWFTLPETEIHSDVWSIKPPDFSLKLYRSLSVPQKKERKTYSNLTVAQPSETKRRTGIFLPTVLYESHQREESPKFIRSYRPPDALESELMFVKTGKYLSGPYKNPKPHDFRPLNEDLPDIVTTYERDPGNLHFKLKHLDIVQTTRFESLSSSRDTKPRMDTYKPEEPRWDAKLILPQLSWPPKSASYTRHRRRREAYSAFLDRVEEKLSRSWKNRS, from the exons ATGGCTCCATACAGTTTGTTGCATCCACTCTCCTCAGTCTCCTTTGAAGAAAAAATCCAATTCTCTGCAAGTCAGCATCTCTCTGTTGCAAGAGGCAAATGGTTCACGCTCCCCGAGACTGAGATCCACAGCGACGTGTGGAGCATCAAGCCACCAGACTTCTCTCTTAAACTGTACAGATCTCTGTCAGTTccacagaagaaagaaagaaagacgtATTCAAATCTAACTGTAGCTCAACCAAGTGAAACAAAGAGGAGAACTGGGATATTTCTACCAACTGTTCTATATGAGAGTCACCAGAGagaagagtctccaaagttcATCAGATCCTACAGGCCTCCTGATGCTCTGGAATCTGAGCTAATGTTTGTTAAGACTGGGAAGTACCTTTCTGGGCCTTACAAGAACCCCAAACCACACGACTTCAGACCA CTCAATGAGGACCTTCCAGACATAGTTACCACATATGAGAGAGATCCGGGTAACctgcattttaaattaaaacactTGGACATTG ttcagACCACTAGATTTGAGTCACTCTCAAGTTCAAGGGACACCAAGCCAAGGATGGACACGTATAAACCTGAGGAGCCCAGATGGGATGCGAAGCTCATCCTCCCTCAGCTGTCCTGGCCTCCAAAATCAGCTTCATATACT AGACACCGACGAAGAAGAGAAGCATACAGCGCATTCTTGGACCGCGTGGAGGAGAAACTCTCAAGATCGTGGAAAAATAGATCatga